One window of Cellulomonas shaoxiangyii genomic DNA carries:
- a CDS encoding manganese catalase family protein — translation MFFHRQELQFHAKPEKPDAVFARKLQEVLGGQYGEITVAMQYGFQSWNAHIPGKYRDLLYGIGAEEFGHVEMLATMIAQLLEDAPIGVVEGAAQDDPTVAAIIGGTDPQHAIVAGAGARPVDSNGNPWTAGYVTASGNLLADFTSNANIEMQGRLAVARLYHMTDDKGVRDLLAFLLARDTMHQNQWIAAAKELQEEGHELLPVPSNFPLSKEHREVSYQYINFSDGEHASEGSWASGPTPDGKGEFTYVAEPPAGVPAPPPTRPDSRLYGTTDVPNAVEKVAGRVQDKLHRE, via the coding sequence ATGTTCTTCCACCGCCAGGAGCTGCAGTTCCACGCGAAGCCCGAGAAGCCCGACGCCGTGTTCGCCCGCAAGCTGCAGGAGGTGCTCGGCGGCCAGTACGGCGAGATCACCGTGGCCATGCAGTACGGCTTCCAGTCCTGGAACGCCCACATCCCCGGCAAGTACCGCGACCTGCTCTACGGGATCGGCGCGGAGGAGTTCGGCCACGTCGAGATGCTCGCCACGATGATCGCGCAGCTGCTGGAGGACGCCCCCATCGGCGTCGTCGAGGGTGCGGCGCAGGACGACCCGACGGTCGCCGCCATCATCGGCGGCACGGACCCGCAGCACGCGATCGTCGCCGGCGCCGGCGCGCGCCCGGTCGACTCCAACGGCAACCCGTGGACGGCCGGCTACGTCACGGCGAGCGGCAACCTGCTGGCCGACTTCACGTCCAACGCGAACATCGAGATGCAGGGTCGCCTCGCGGTCGCGCGGCTGTACCACATGACCGACGACAAGGGCGTGCGCGACCTGCTCGCGTTCCTGCTCGCGCGCGACACGATGCACCAGAACCAGTGGATCGCCGCCGCCAAGGAGCTGCAGGAGGAGGGCCACGAGCTGCTGCCCGTGCCGTCGAACTTCCCGCTCTCCAAGGAGCACCGCGAGGTGTCGTACCAGTACATCAACTTCTCCGACGGCGAGCACGCGAGCGAGGGCAGCTGGGCGTCCGGCCCCACGCCCGACGGCAAGGGCGAGTTCACCTACGTCGCCGAGCCGCCGGCCGGCGTCCCGGCCCCGCCGCCCACGCGCCCGGACTCGCGCCTGTACGGCACGACCGACGTGCCGAACGCGGTCGAGAAGGTCGCCGGTCGCGTGCAGGACAAGCTGCACCGCGAGTGA
- a CDS encoding glycosyltransferase translates to MTARAPVLDHAAAIRDRAAAEVPRRVEDAVYLLPLRTADPADADTWTYLARVAPVLDVVVVDGSPPDVADVHARHLPTGARHVRVGPPPPGTNGKVVAVRHGLRATTQERVVVADDDVRWEAGDLVRALALLDHAAVVRPQNVFVPAPWHARWDTGRSLLNRALGGDWPGTLLVRRSALPPHGYAEHVLFENLELVRTVRAGGGREHVALDVLGDRRPPSTRRFLDQRVRQAYDSHAQPLRLAAELAVLPLVAAALLHRRPARVAVAAVAVAGVAEGGRRRAGGRHRFPATAALWAPLWCLERGLCAWAALALRAAGGVPYAGTRLRLAAHRERDLRRTAAAPDPRSMT, encoded by the coding sequence GTGACCGCCCGCGCACCCGTCCTCGACCACGCGGCGGCCATCCGCGACCGTGCCGCGGCCGAGGTGCCGCGGCGCGTCGAGGACGCCGTGTACCTGCTGCCCCTGCGCACGGCGGACCCCGCCGACGCGGACACCTGGACGTACCTCGCGCGGGTGGCGCCGGTGCTCGACGTGGTGGTGGTGGACGGCTCGCCCCCGGACGTCGCCGACGTGCACGCCCGCCACCTGCCGACCGGCGCGCGGCACGTGCGCGTCGGGCCGCCGCCGCCCGGGACGAACGGCAAGGTCGTCGCCGTGCGGCACGGTCTGCGCGCCACCACCCAGGAGCGCGTGGTCGTCGCGGACGACGACGTGCGCTGGGAGGCCGGGGACCTCGTGCGCGCGCTCGCGCTGCTCGACCACGCCGCCGTCGTGCGGCCGCAGAACGTCTTCGTGCCGGCGCCGTGGCACGCCCGCTGGGACACCGGCAGGTCGCTGCTCAACCGCGCGCTCGGCGGGGACTGGCCCGGCACGCTCCTGGTGCGCCGGTCCGCGCTCCCGCCCCACGGCTACGCCGAGCACGTGCTGTTCGAGAACCTCGAGCTCGTCCGGACCGTGCGGGCCGGCGGCGGGCGCGAGCACGTGGCGCTCGACGTGCTCGGCGACCGACGCCCGCCGAGCACACGGCGCTTCCTCGACCAGCGGGTCCGCCAGGCGTACGACAGCCACGCCCAGCCGCTGCGGCTCGCGGCCGAGCTCGCGGTGCTGCCGCTCGTCGCGGCGGCGCTCCTGCACCGCCGGCCGGCACGGGTCGCCGTCGCCGCGGTCGCCGTCGCCGGCGTGGCCGAGGGCGGTCGACGCCGGGCGGGCGGCCGCCACCGCTTCCCCGCGACCGCGGCCCTGTGGGCACCGCTCTGGTGCCTCGAGCGTGGCCTCTGCGCGTGGGCGGCGCTCGCCCTGCGCGCCGCCGGGGGCGTCCCGTACGCCGGCACCCGCCTGCGGCTCGCCGCGCACCGTGAACGTGATCTCCGCCGCACCGCGGCGGCCCCGGACCCGAGGAGCATGACGTGA
- a CDS encoding iron-containing redox enzyme family protein yields MPLPRARGPLGTALLRVLTGAADDASGLHAAVADLVAAPPPSWVDDDDVQLALLCLYELHYRGLEGVDDAWEWDVDLLTVRATLERLVEEELRARVPVPDCTDRSRTGVAARLFRLTEEDDSPSLARYVARRATQEQVREVLVHKSVYQLKEADPHTWAVPRLGGRAKAALVEIQADEYGGGDPERMHHALFASSMRGLGLDDTYGRYVDHVPASTLASVNAMSLFGLHRRLRGAIVGHLAAFEMTSSLPNRLYGNGLRRLGHDDEATTWYFDEHVAADAVHEQIAARDLAGNLAEEEPAVVDDVLWGAAACLALEGWAAAGTIERWEAGESSLRRPL; encoded by the coding sequence ATGCCGCTGCCCCGCGCGCGCGGGCCGCTCGGCACCGCGCTCCTGCGGGTGCTGACCGGCGCGGCGGACGACGCGAGCGGGCTGCACGCCGCGGTCGCAGATCTCGTGGCGGCCCCGCCGCCCTCGTGGGTCGACGACGACGACGTGCAGCTCGCGCTGCTCTGCCTCTACGAGCTGCACTACCGCGGCCTCGAGGGCGTCGACGACGCCTGGGAGTGGGACGTCGACCTGCTCACGGTCCGCGCCACGCTCGAGCGCCTCGTCGAGGAGGAGCTCCGCGCCCGCGTGCCGGTGCCCGACTGCACCGACCGGAGCCGCACGGGGGTCGCCGCGCGCCTGTTCCGGCTCACCGAGGAGGACGACTCCCCCAGCCTGGCGCGGTACGTGGCGCGCCGCGCGACGCAGGAGCAGGTCCGGGAGGTGCTGGTCCACAAGTCGGTCTACCAGCTCAAGGAGGCCGACCCGCACACGTGGGCGGTCCCGCGCCTCGGCGGGCGCGCCAAGGCGGCCCTCGTGGAGATCCAGGCCGACGAGTACGGCGGCGGCGACCCCGAGCGCATGCACCACGCGCTGTTCGCGTCGTCGATGCGCGGCCTGGGCCTCGACGACACGTACGGCCGGTACGTCGACCACGTGCCGGCGTCGACGCTCGCGTCGGTGAACGCCATGTCGCTGTTCGGCCTGCACCGCCGCCTGCGGGGCGCGATCGTCGGCCACCTCGCCGCGTTCGAGATGACGTCGTCGCTGCCCAACCGCCTCTACGGCAACGGCCTGCGCCGACTCGGCCACGACGACGAGGCGACGACCTGGTACTTCGACGAGCACGTCGCCGCGGACGCGGTGCACGAGCAGATCGCGGCGCGGGACCTCGCCGGGAACCTCGCCGAGGAGGAGCCGGCCGTCGTCGACGACGTGCTGTGGGGTGCCGCCGCGTGCCTCGCCCTCGAGGGCTGGGCCGCCGCGGGGACCATCGAGCGGTGGGAGGCCGGCGAGTCCTCGCTGCGCCGCCCGCTGTGA
- a CDS encoding chemotaxis protein CheB, with protein MSRRDVVVVGASAGGVRALQDVASRLPADFPAAVLVVLHTAPTARSALAAILSRSGPLPVAQAAEGDALLPGRILVAPPDRHLVVDGDRVLLSRGPRENGHRPSVDALFRSAARELGPRVVAVVLSGTLDDGAAGMVAVHQQGGIGVVEDPATAAYPGMPSAAMAADQLARVVPLERVAAVLEELVGVPVDERAAHPTELLRVEVDIAADAQHSTSPDEQVGVPAGFACPDCNGPLSEIHEGRLHRFRCRVGHAWSPASLAAQQGVAVEGALWLALRTLEERVALSERMARNAADRGHAVTADKFTEQASEARSSALVIRGLIAGTATVALDVTDDLLTEDAPRSA; from the coding sequence ATGAGCCGCCGTGACGTGGTCGTCGTAGGAGCCTCGGCGGGCGGGGTGCGCGCGCTGCAGGACGTCGCGTCGCGTCTGCCCGCCGACTTCCCGGCGGCGGTGCTCGTGGTGCTGCACACCGCGCCGACGGCACGCAGCGCCCTCGCGGCGATCCTCTCCCGGTCCGGGCCGCTGCCGGTCGCGCAGGCGGCGGAGGGGGACGCGCTGCTCCCCGGCCGGATCCTCGTGGCCCCGCCCGACCGGCACCTGGTGGTCGACGGCGATCGTGTGCTGCTCTCCCGCGGCCCCCGCGAGAACGGCCACCGGCCCTCCGTGGACGCGCTCTTCCGCTCGGCCGCGCGCGAGCTCGGGCCCCGCGTCGTGGCCGTCGTGCTGTCGGGCACGCTCGACGACGGCGCCGCCGGCATGGTGGCCGTGCACCAGCAGGGCGGGATCGGCGTGGTCGAGGATCCCGCGACCGCCGCCTACCCCGGCATGCCGTCGGCGGCGATGGCCGCCGACCAGCTTGCCCGCGTCGTCCCGCTCGAGCGCGTCGCGGCGGTGCTCGAGGAGCTGGTGGGGGTGCCCGTCGACGAGCGTGCCGCGCACCCCACCGAGCTGCTGCGCGTCGAGGTCGACATCGCCGCCGACGCGCAGCACAGCACGTCGCCGGACGAGCAGGTGGGCGTCCCGGCGGGATTCGCGTGCCCCGACTGCAACGGACCGCTCTCCGAGATCCACGAGGGCCGCCTGCACCGGTTCCGGTGCCGGGTCGGACACGCGTGGTCGCCCGCGAGCCTGGCGGCCCAGCAGGGCGTCGCGGTCGAGGGCGCGCTGTGGCTCGCGCTGCGCACGCTCGAGGAGCGCGTCGCGCTCAGCGAGCGCATGGCGCGCAACGCGGCCGACCGGGGGCACGCCGTCACGGCCGACAAGTTCACCGAGCAGGCGTCCGAGGCCCGGTCGTCGGCACTCGTGATCCGGGGACTCATCGCCGGCACTGCTACCGTCGCCCTCGACGTGACCGACGACCTGCTCACGGAGGACGCCCCCCGGTCGGCGTGA
- a CDS encoding GAF and ANTAR domain-containing protein: MGMQDVKDGRAARPAGARAAPDGAVAAAPEPRRLESAFVALAWLAASDLPERARLERLAHVVAGVLPPTASVGVALGAPWAPDAVVTTGLRASAADRVQIGAGYGPCASAWTHGTSVLVGDLGADPRWPRLATAAAREGVRSAIAVLVHADAGAVGVVGCYAAGTDVFDEEHVRTVELLASAAGATLTALRLRAHSDEVVGQLNRALTSRAVIDQAKGVVMAVRGGTADDAFAYLARVSQAQNVRLGLTARRVVEQARTGTLVLPEGPHG, encoded by the coding sequence ATGGGCATGCAGGACGTCAAGGACGGCCGGGCGGCACGACCGGCAGGCGCGCGGGCAGCGCCCGACGGCGCAGTCGCGGCCGCACCCGAGCCCCGACGCCTCGAGTCGGCGTTCGTCGCGCTCGCCTGGCTCGCTGCGTCGGACCTGCCCGAGCGGGCCCGCCTGGAGCGGCTGGCCCACGTCGTGGCCGGTGTGCTGCCGCCGACCGCGTCGGTCGGCGTCGCGCTCGGCGCCCCCTGGGCCCCGGACGCCGTCGTCACCACCGGTCTGCGGGCGTCGGCAGCCGACCGCGTGCAGATCGGCGCCGGGTACGGCCCGTGCGCGAGCGCGTGGACGCACGGCACCTCCGTGCTCGTCGGCGACCTCGGGGCGGACCCGCGGTGGCCCCGCCTCGCCACCGCCGCGGCGCGCGAGGGCGTCCGGTCGGCGATCGCCGTCCTGGTGCACGCGGACGCCGGCGCTGTCGGTGTCGTCGGCTGCTACGCCGCCGGTACCGACGTGTTCGACGAGGAGCACGTGCGGACGGTCGAGCTGCTCGCGTCCGCCGCGGGCGCGACCCTGACCGCGCTGCGGCTGCGGGCGCACAGCGACGAGGTCGTCGGGCAGCTCAACCGTGCGCTCACCTCGCGTGCCGTGATCGACCAGGCCAAGGGCGTCGTCATGGCCGTGCGCGGCGGCACCGCGGACGACGCGTTCGCCTACCTCGCCCGAGTCAGCCAGGCGCAGAACGTCCGGCTCGGCCTGACCGCGCGGCGGGTCGTCGAGCAGGCGCGCACGGGAACGCTCGTCCTGCCGGAGGGGCCGCACGGCTGA
- a CDS encoding glycosyltransferase, whose product MTATRPRPTPAAPADADRPVVVSVVVPVRDDAAHLEACLRRLARQTVVPDEVVVVDNDSRDDSAEVARRWGARVVAEPRVGIPAAAAAGYDAARGDVLLRLDADTRPGDDWVAHALHVLADPRVDAVTGTGRFDLPGARGRWVARLYLGAYYALGHLAAGHPVLWGSSMGFRAEGWRRVRDAVTRVDDVHDDLDLALALGPRVHVVVDRGWSVGVSARSVRLDRQWGPRLGRAFRTLGRQWRVLPPWERWAARWRPAPVAGGRPARGGA is encoded by the coding sequence GTGACCGCCACCCGCCCCCGCCCGACGCCGGCCGCACCGGCTGACGCCGACCGGCCCGTCGTGGTGTCGGTCGTCGTGCCCGTCCGGGACGACGCGGCGCACCTCGAGGCGTGCCTGCGCCGGCTGGCCCGCCAGACCGTCGTCCCCGACGAGGTCGTGGTGGTGGACAACGACTCGCGCGACGACAGCGCCGAGGTCGCGCGCCGCTGGGGTGCGCGGGTGGTGGCGGAGCCGCGCGTCGGCATCCCCGCCGCCGCGGCGGCGGGCTACGACGCCGCGCGGGGCGACGTGCTGCTGCGCCTCGACGCGGACACCCGCCCGGGCGACGACTGGGTGGCGCACGCCCTGCACGTGCTGGCGGACCCGCGCGTGGACGCGGTGACCGGGACGGGCCGCTTCGACCTGCCCGGCGCGCGCGGCCGCTGGGTGGCCCGGCTGTACCTGGGCGCGTACTACGCGCTGGGGCACCTCGCCGCGGGGCACCCGGTGCTCTGGGGCTCGTCCATGGGCTTCCGTGCCGAGGGGTGGCGCCGCGTGCGCGACGCGGTGACGCGCGTCGACGACGTGCACGACGACCTCGACCTGGCGCTCGCGCTGGGCCCCCGCGTGCACGTCGTCGTGGACCGCGGCTGGTCGGTCGGCGTCTCGGCACGGTCCGTCCGGCTGGACCGGCAGTGGGGGCCGCGCCTGGGGCGCGCGTTCCGGACCCTCGGCCGCCAGTGGCGGGTGCTGCCGCCGTGGGAGCGCTGGGCGGCGCGGTGGCGCCCGGCGCCCGTGGCCGGGGGACGCCCGGCGCGCGGCGGCGCGTGA